The genomic DNA GGCCTGCCGTGCTTGTCCCAGTACTCCTCGATCGGGTCGAGGATCCGCCACGACAGCTCGACCTCCTCCACGCGCGGGAAGAGGTTGGCGTCGCCGAGGAGGACGTCGAGGATCAGCCGCTCGTAGGCCTCGGGGCTGGACTCGGTGAACGACTCGCCGTACGCGAAGTCCATCGAGACGTCCCGCACCTCCATCGAGGTGCCCGGCACCTTCGAGCCGAACCGCATGGTCACGCCCTCGTCCGGCTGGACGCGGATCACCAGCGCGTTCTGGCCCAGCTCCTCCGTCGCCGTGTGGTCGAACGGGGAGTGCGGGGCCCGCTGGAAGACGACCGCGATCTCCGTCACCCGGCGGCCCAGCCGCTTGCCGGTCCGCAGGTAGAAGGGGACGCCCGCCCAGCGGCGGTTGTCGATCCCCAGCTTGATCGCGGCGTACGTGTCGGTCTTGGAGGCGGGGTCGATGCCCTCCTCCTCCAGGTAGCCGACGGCCTTCTCACCGCCCTGCCACCCGGCCGCGTACTGGCCGCGCACCGTCGAGGCGCCCAGGTCCCCGGGCAGCCGTACGGCCCCCAGCACCTTGGTCTTCTCGGCGGCGAGCGCGTCCGCGTCGAAGGAGGCGGGCTCCTCCATCGCGGTCAGCGCGAGGAGCTGGAGCAGGTGGTTCTGGATGACGTCGCGGGCGGCGCCGATGCCGTCGTAGTAGCCGGCGCGGCCGCCGATGCCGATGTCCTCGGCCATGGTGATCTGCACGTGGTCGACGTACGACCGGTTCCAGATCGGCTCGAAGAGGGTGTTGGCGAACCGCAGCGCCAGGATGTTCTGGACGGTCTCCTTGCCCAGGTAGTGGTCGATCCGGAACACCTGGTCCGGGGTGAACACCTCGTGGACGATCGCGTTCAGCTCCTTGGCCGAGGCCAGGTCGTGCCCGAACGGCTTCTCGATGACCGCGCGCCGCCAGCACCCCGCCCGCTGCTCGGCCAGCCCGTGCTGCTTGAGCTGCTGGACGACCACGGGGAAGAACCTGGGCGGCACGGAGAGGTAGAAGGCGAAGTTGCCGCCGGTGCCCTGCGCCTTGTCCAGCTGGTCCATCGTGGCCTTGAGCTGTTCGAACGCGGCGTCGTCGTCGAAGTCGCCCTGGACGAAGCGCATGCCCTGGACCAGTTGCTGCCACACCTCCTCGCGGAAGGGGGTGCGCGCGTGCTGCTTCACCGCGTCGTGGACGACCTGGGAGAAGTCCTCGTCCTCCCACTCGCGGCGGGCGAATCCGATCAGCGCGAAGCCCGGCGGCAGCAACCCCCGGTTCGCCAGGTCGTAGACGGCGGGCATCAGCTTCTTGCGGGAGAGGTCACCCGTGACGCCGAAGATGACCAGGCCCGAGGGGCCCGCGATGCGCGGGAGCCGGCGGTCCGCCGCGTCGCGCAGCGGATTGCTGGTGTGCAAGGTCCTACGCCTCCGGGGGGCGAGGCGCTTCAGCTCCGCCTCGGTCGACGCCAGCAGGTCGTTCCAGGACGCCTCGAACTTGGCGACGCCCTCCTCCTCCAGCAGCCGGACCACCTCGTCGTAGCCGATGCCCAGCTCCTCGAGCGCGTCCAGGTCCGCACGGGCCTGCCCGTAGGTGCCGGCGACGGTGTCGCCCCGGATCTCGCCGTGCGCGGCGGTCGCCTCCAGCGTCGCCTCCGGCATCGTGTTCACCGTGCCCGGCGCGACCAGCTCGTCCACGTACAGGGTGTCCTTGTACGCCGGGTCCTTCACACCCGTCGACGCCCACAGCGGACGCTGCCTGTTGGCCTGCGCCCGGTCCAGCGCCGCCCAGCGCTCGGAGGCGAAGACCTCCTCGTACGCCTGGTAGGCGAGCCGCGCGTTGGCGAGGGCGGCCTTGCCGCGCAGCGCCTTGGCCTCCGGCGTGCCCAGGGCGTCCAGCCGCCTGTCGACCTCGGTGTCCACGCGGGACACGAAGAACGACGCCACCGAGTGGATCTTCGACAGGTCCAGGCCGCGCTCCCTGGCCTTCTCCAGGCCGGCGAGGTAGGCGTCCATGACGGCGCGGTAGCGCTCCAGCGAGAAGATCAGCGTGACGTTGACGCTGATGCCCAGGCCGATCGTCTCCGTGATCGCCGGGAGGCCCGCCTCGGTGGCCGGGATCTTGATGAGGGTGTTGGGCCGGTCCACCAGCCAGGCCAGCTGCTTCGCCTCGGCGACCGTCGCCCGGGTGTCGTGCGCGAGCCGCGGGTCCACCTCGATCGACACCCGGCCGTCCTGGCCCTGCGTCGCGTCGAAGACGGGTCGGAGGATGTCGGCGGCGTCCCGGACGTCCGCCGTCGTGATCATGCGGATGGCCTCCTCCACGGTCACCCTGCGGGCCGCGAGGTCGGCCAGCTGGACGTCGTAGCCGTGGCCTTCGGAGATCGCCTTCTGGAAGATCGACGGGTTGGTGGTGACACCCACCACGTGCTGTCCGTCGATCAGCTCCGCCAGGTTGCCGGAGGTGATCCGCTTGCGGGACAGGTCGTCGAGCCAGATCGCGACGCCTTCGTCGGAGAGGCGCTTGAGTGCGTCTGTCATGGGGATTGCATCTCCTACTCGTGCTCGTGTGGGCGTCAGCGCGCCGCGGCCGCGATCGATTCCCGCGCGGCGGCGGCCACGGCCTCCGGGGTGAAGCCGTACTCCCGGAACAGCAGCTTGCCGTCGGCCGAGGCACCGAAGTGCTCCAGCGACACGATCCGGCCCGCGTCACCGACGTACCGGTGCCAGGTCAGACCGATACCGGCCTCCACCGCCACCCGCGCCCTCACCGACGGGGGCAGCACCGAGTCCCGGTACCCCCGGTCCTGCTCCTCGAACCACTCGACGCACGGCATCGACACCACGCGCGTGGGCACGCCCTCCGCCTGGAGCCGCTCGCGCGCTTCCACGGCCAGGTGCACCTCGGACCCGGTGGCGATCAGCACGACCCGCGGTTCGCCGCCCTCGGCGTCGGCCAGGACGTAGCCGCCGCGCGCGGTCCCCTCGTCCGGTTCGTACGTCGGCACGCCCTGGCGGGTCAGCACCAGGCCGTGCGGGGCGCCCTTGCCGAACTCCTTGGTCCAGCGCCTGAGGATCTCGCGCCAGGCGATCGCCGTCTCGTTCGCGTCGGCCGGGCGGACCACGTTCAGGCCGGGGATGGCGCGCAGCGACGCCAGGTGCTCCACGGGCTGGTGGGTCGGGCCGTCCTCGCCGAGGCCGATCGAGTCGTGGGTCCACACGTACGTCACCGGCAGGTGCATCAGCGCCGAGAGCCGGACCGCGTTGCGCATGTAGTCGGAAAAGACCAGGAAGGTGCCGCCGAAGACCCGCGTGTTGCCGTGGAGCGTGATGCCGTTCATCTCGGCGGCCATGGCGTGCTCGCGGATGCCGAAGTGGATCGTGCGGCCGTAGGGGTCGGCCTCCGGCAGGGGGTTGCCCTCGGGGAGGAACGACGACGTCTTGTCGATCGTCGTGTTGTTCGAGCCGGCCAGGTCGGCGGAGCCGCCCCACAGCTCGGGGACGACCGGGCCGAGCGCCTGGAGGACCTTGCCGGACGCGGCGCGCGTGGCGACGGCCTTGCCCGCCTCGAAGACCGGGAGCCTCTCCTCCCAGCCCTTGGGCAGCTCGCCCGCGGAGATCCGGTCGAACTCGGCGGCGCGCTCCGGGTTGGCGGCGCGCCACCGCCGGAGGTCCTCCTCCCAGGCGGCGCGGGCCTCGCGGCCCCGGTCCAGGGCCCCGCGGGTGTGCGCGATGACCTCGTCGGCCACCTCGAACGACTTCTCCGGGTCGAAGCCCAGCACGCGCTTGGTGGCCGCGACCTCCTCCTCGCCCAGCGCCGAGCCGTGCGCGGCCTCGGTGTTCTGCGCGTTCGGCGCGGGCCAGGCGATGATCGAGCGCATCGCGATGAACGACGGGCGGCCGGTCTCCGCCTTCGCCGCCTGCACGGCCGCGTACAGGGCCGCCGGGTCGAGGTCCCCGTCCTCCCGCTGCTCGACGCGCTGCACGTGCCAGCCGTACGCCTCGTACCGCTTCAGGGTGTCCTCGGACACGGCGGTCTCGGTATCGCCCTCGATCGAGATGTGGTTGTCGTCCCACAACATGATCAGGTTGCCGAGCCTCTGGTGCCCGGCCATCGAGGACGCCTCCGCGGCGATGCCCTCCTGGAGGCAGCCGTCACCGGCGACGACGTACACGAAGTGGTCGAACGGCGAGGTGCCGGGCGCCGCCTCCGGGTCGAACAGGCCGCGCTCGTAGCGGGCGGCCATCGCCATGCCGACGGCGTTGGCGACGCCCTGGCCCAGCGGGCCGGTCGTCGTCTCCACGCCCCTGGTGTGGCCGTACTCCGGGTGGCCCGGGGTCTTCGAGCCCCAGGTGCGGAACGCCTTCAGGTCGTCCAGCTCCAGGCCGAAACCGGCAAGGTAGAGCTGGGTGTACAAGGTCAGCGAGGAGTGGCCCGCGGACAGCACGAAGCGGTCGCGCCCGGCCCAGTCCGGGTCCGCCGGATCGTGGCGCATCACCTTCTGGAAGAGGGTGTACGCCGCGGGGGCCAGGCTCATGGCCGTCCCCGGATGGCCGTTGCCGACCTTCTGTACGGCGTCCGCGGCCAGGACACGGGCGGTGTCCACGGCACGCTGGTCCAGTGCGGTCCATTCGAGGTCTGTGGTGATCGGCTTGGTGCTCACCCTGGGTCAGGGCTCCTCTCCGAACAGGTCACATGCCGATGACGTCGATGCACCGGCCGCTGCCGAGCCTATCCCGTCACCGTGCTCGATTTTCCGGCTCCCGACCGGGTGCCGCCACCCGCGTCCACCCCGTGCATCAGCTGTACGCGGGCCCGCTCATCCGATCGCTCATCCGTGCCCCGGACGCGCGGAGGGCGCTCGTCGGAGCGCTCGTCCGAACGGGGGCCCGCACGTCCGCGCCCGTCCCGGCCGCCCCGGCGCGGGCGGGGTGAACACGACCCACCCCCGCGAAGAACGGAGTATGGGCAACGTCTACAGTGGCGTGGTACGCGCGAGTCTTCACCGGCCCATCACGTCAGGGGGCGGGCTCGCAGGGATGTCTCTGTCAGGGGTGTGCGTGACGGCCGTCGAATCCCGTTCTGGGGGCACCTCCCAGGCCCTCGAGGCGCTGGGGGAGGGTGGGCTCGGGACGAGCCCAGCCCATCGGCCATTCGGGGCCCGCGCCAAGGCGTTCGTGGCGCTGACCAAGCCGCGGATCATCGAACTGCTGCTGATCACCACGGTGCCGGTCATGTTCCTCGCGGAACAGGGCGTGCCGGACCTGCTGCTGGTGCTCCACACCTGTTTCGCCGGCTACCTGTCGGCCGGCGGCGCCAACGCGCTGAACATGTACATCGACCGCGACATCGACGCCCTCATGGACCGCACGTCGCAGCGGCCCCTGGTCACCGGCATCGTCACGCCGCGCGAGGGCCTGCTGTTCGGCCTCGGGCTCGGCGTGGTGTCCACGCTCTGGTTCGGGCTGTTCGTCAACTGGCTCTCGGCGTGGCTCGCCCTCGGCGCGCTCCTCTTCTACGTCGTCGTCTACACGATGATCCTCAAGCGCCGCACGGCGCAGAACATCGTGTGGGGCGGCATCGCCGGCTGCATGCCGGTCCTCATCGGCTGGTCGTCGGTCACCAACTCCATGTCCTGGGCCGCGGTCGTCCTCTTCCTCGTCATCTTCTTCTGGACCCCGCCGCACTACTGGCCGCTGTCCATGAAGGTGAAGGAGGACTACGCGCGCGTGGGCGTGCCGATGCTCCCGGTCCTCGCCTCCAACCGGGTCGTGGCCCGGCAGATCGTCCTCTACAGCTGGGTGATGGTCCTCGTCTCGCTGCTGCTCCAGCCGCTCGGCTACACGGGCTGGTTCTACACGGCCGTGGCGCTGGCCACCGGCGGCTGGTGGCTGTGGGAGGCGCACGCCCTCCAGCACCGCGCCCGGTCCGGTGAGACCGGGGTGAAGCTGAAGGAGATGCGCCTCTTCCACTGGTCCATCACCTACGCGTCGCTGCTGTTCGTCGCGGTCGCCGTGGACCCGTTCCTGCGCTGACCGCGTTCCGCCGGACCGCCTGACGGGCGGGGCGCGTGGCCAAGGCCACGCGCCCCGCCCGTCGCCCGTCGGTCTACCCGGAAGTAGCATCCTGTCCATGGCAGACACCACCAAGCAGGCAGCGCGCACGGCGGCGAAGCTCGCCAAGCAGATCCGGGCCTTCGCCGCGGAGCACGGCGGCGCCCGGGGCCAGCTCTCCCACGTCGGGCAGGCGGGCACCCGCATCGTCCTGGTCGGCGAGGACGGCGGCTGGGGCGACCTGGTCGCGCCGGACGGGGAGACCGCGCGGGACGCCGCCGAGAGGGCCGGCCTCGCCCTGCGGGAGTCCTTCGACGGCGAGCTCGCCGCGAAGGTCCGCACGGGTCCGTACGAGTGGAGCCGCATGGCCGGCATCCAGATCGGCGGCGGGACCGCCGGGTGACGGTGCGGGGTGCCGGCGACGCCCCGCACCGCGACGCGCGAACGCCCGGGGCGCCGCCGGAACGATCCCGTCCGGCGGCGCCCCGGGCGTCTTCCCCGCGCCGCTGCCCGGCCCTACGCCGCCGTGAGCGCCGTGTCGCCCGTCCGGGGGGCGGGCTCCGGCGCCGCGGGCAGGGGCCGCTCGCGCATGCCCAGGGCCAGGCGGAGCACGGCGATCCACAGGAGCGCCGAGCCGAGCATGTGGGCGCCGACCAGGATCTCCGGGACACCGGTGAAGTACTGCACGTAGCCGATGCCCCCCTGGAACAGCAGCACCACCAGCAGGTCGCGGGCGCGCGCCCGGACGTCGTCCGGGGCGTCGACTACCCGCAGGGCGAGGAACAGGGCGACCGCGCCCGCGCAGACGATCCACGCGAACGCCGCATGCACCTGTGCAGCCGTCGCGTAGTCGAACGGCATGCGCGGCACGTCGCTGCTGTCGCCCGCGTGCCTGCCGCTGCCCGTCACCCCCGTACCCGCGAGGATCAGCACACCCGACACGGCGACCAGCGCCCAGCCCGCCCTCCGCACCGGGCCGGGGACGCGCGGACGGGGTGCGGAGTCGCCCTCGCCGGTGCGCACCCAGGTGATCACCGCGACGGTCAGCAGCGCGTTGGCGGCGACGAAGTGACCGGCCACCGTCCACGGGTTCAGGCCCATCCAGACGGTGACGCCGCCGATCACGGCGTTGCTCGCGACGATCCAGAACTGCGCCCAGCCCAGCCGGGTCAGCCCCCGGCGCCACGGCTTCGTCGACCTGGCCGCGACGATCGCCCAGCCGACGGCCGCCGACAGGACGTACGTCAGCATCCGGTTGCCGAACTCGATGGCGCCGTGGACGCCCTGCTCGGGCGTGGCGAACAGGCTGTCGTCGGTGCACTTGGGCCAGGTGTCGCAGCCGAGACCGGAGCCGGTCAGCCGGACCGCGCCGCCCGTGACGATGATGACGACGGTCATGACGACCGCGGAGAGCGCGGCCCGCCGGAGCGTCCGGGGGGACGGGGTCCAGCGCTGGGCGATGAAGGCGAGGGGGGTCAACACGGACCTATCGTAGGTCGACGCTTGTGCACGCTTTCACGAGGGGGTGTCCCGAGGGGCGGCCCGCCCCCGTGCGGACCGCCTACTCCCAGCGGAAGAACCGCGCCGCCGCGCCCAGGCCCACCGCCGCCCACCCGGCGAGCACGCCCAGCTCTCCCCAGGGCACGCCGGCGCCGTGCCGGAGCACCTCCCGCAGCCCGCCGGAGAGCGCCGAGATCGGCAGCCACTCCAGCACCGCGCGCGCCGCGCCGGGGAACCTGTCCAGCGGCACGGCCACCCCGCCGCCCACCAGGAGCAGCAGGAAGACCAGGTTCGCCGCGGCCAGCGTCGCCTCGGCCCGCAGCGTCCCGGCCATCAGCAGACCGAGCCCGGAGAACGCGGCCGTGCCGGCGACCAGCAGCAGGAGCACCGCGAGGGGGTTGCCCCGCGGCGACCAGCCGAGCGCCAGGGCGATGGCGGTCAGCAGCAGGATCTGGAGGACCTCGGTGACCAGCACGGCCAGCGTCTTGGCGGCCATCAGCGCCCAGCGGGGGAGGGGGGACGCGCCGAGCCGCTTGAGCACCCCGTACCGCCGCTCGAAACCGGTGGCGATGGCCTGCCCGGTGAAGGCGGTGGACATCACGGCGAGGGCCAGGACGCCCGGCGCGAGGAAGTCCACGGCCTCGCCGGCGCCGGTGTCGACGACGTCCACGGTGGAGAACAGCACCAGCAGCAGCGAGGGGATGACGACGGTGAGCAGCAGCTGCTCGCCGTTGCGCAGCAGCATCCGCGTCTCCAGCGCGGCCTGGGCGGCGATCATCCGGCCGACCGGCGCGGCCCCCGGCCTCGGGGTGTACGTACCGCTGTTCATCCGCGCAGCTCCTTGCCGGTCAGCTCCAGGAAGACGTCCTCGAGGGTGCGGCGCCCGACCGCGATGCCGTCCGGCATCACCCCGTTCCGGGCGCACCAGCCGGTGACCGTGGCCAGGAGCTGCGGATCGACCGCGCCGGTGATCCGGTACGCGCCCGGGGCGGTCTCGGCGGCGGCCGTGCCGCCGGGCAGGGCCGCCAGCAGCGAGGCCAGGTCCAGGCCGGGGCGGCCGGTGAAGCGCAGGGAGCCGTCGGCGCCGCCGCGGCACAGCCCCTCGGGAGTGCCCCGGGCGACGACCCGCCCGCCGTCGACGATGGCCACGTCGTCCGCGAGCTGCTCGGCCTCGTCCATGAAGTGGGTGGTGAGCACCACCGTCACGCCGTCGGCGCGCAGTTCGCGCACCAGCTCCCAGGTGGAGCGGCGGGCCTGCGGGTCCAGGCCCGCGGTCGGCTCGTCCTGGAAGACCAGCTCGGGCCGGCCGACGACGGCCATGGCCAGGGCGAGCCGCTGCTGCTGCCCGCCGGACAGGCGCCGGTACGCCGTGCGGCCGCAGGAGCCCAGGCCCAGGCGCTCGACGAGGGCGTCCACGTCGAGGGGTGGGCGTGCAGCCTCGCCGTGTGGCGGAGCATCTCGTCGGCGCGGGCGCCCGAGTAGACGCCGCCCGACTGGAGCATCACGCCGACGCGGGGGCGCAGCCGGGCCGCGTCGGCGACCGGGTCGAGACCCAGGACGCGGACGGTGCCCGCGTCGGGGCGGCGGTACCCCTCGCAGGTCTCGACGGTGGTGGTCTTGCCGGCCCCGTTGGGGCCGAGGACCGCGGTGACGGTACCCGTGCGGACGTCGAGGTCGAGCCCGTCCACCGCGGTCTTGGTCCCGTACCGCTTGACCAGGCCCCGTACCCGGACGGCGGACTCGTTTCGCATGGCAGCCAAGTCTAGGCAGCCGCCGGACGCGTCCGGGCCGCGGGGGCCCGTCCGGCCCCCGGCGGCGGCGCGGACGGCCCCGGTGATCGTTCTCGCAGGTCAGGTTAGGTTTCCCTAAGTGACGTACGGCATCGCCGGGTCGCGGCGGCGCGGCTTGTCACTCTCTTCGGAATTACGCAACAATGGCGTTGTGAAAAACGTCGGCGCGACTTCCACGGCCTCCGGGGAGGAGCTCGCGACCGGGGAGCGGTCCACCCGCAACCGGGTCGCGCGGTCCGTCCTGGACCACGGTCCCTCCACCGTCGCGGAACTCGCCCAGCGGCTGGGCCTCACCCAGGCCGCCGTGCGCCGGCACCTCGACGCCCTCGTCGCGGACGGCGTGGTCGCCCCGCGCGAGCAGCGCGTCTACGGTGCCCGCACCCGCGGCCGCCCCGCCCGGGTCTTCGCGCTCACGGACTGCGGCAGGGACGCCTTCGACCAGTCCTACGACGCCCTCGCGGTCGACGCCCTGCGCTGGATCGAGCAGAACGCCGGGGGGAGGCCGCCGTCGCGGCCTTCGCCCGGGACCGGATCGAGGCGCAGGCGGAGGCGTACCGCGAGGCCGTCGAGTCGGCGCCGCGGCGGGAGCGGGCCGAGGCGCTGGCCAGGGCGCTCAGCGCCGACGGGTACGCTGCGACGGCGCGCGAGGCGCCGGTCGGGCAGGTCGGGCAGCAGCTGTGCCAGCACCACTGCCCGGTCGCCCACGTCGCGGAGCGCTACCCGCAGCTCTGCGAGGCGGAGACAGAGGTCTTCTCCCGCCTCCTGGGGACGCACGTCCAGCGTCTGGCCACCATCGCGCACGGCGACGGGGTCTGCACGACGTTCATCCCCCACAGCGCCCCCACGCACCCCAAGACCCCTTCACCACCATCCGCAAGCACGGCCGGGAGGAACCCCGCATGACCACCGAGATCAGCCACCCCGAGCTCGAGGGCCTGGGTCGGTACGAATATGGCTGGGCCGACCCGGACGCGGCCGGTGCCGCCGCCAAGCGCGGCCTCGGCGAGGACGTCGTCCGCGACATCTCCGCGAAGAAGAACGAGCCCGAGTGGATGCTGAAGCTGCGGCTGAAGGGTCTGCGCCTGTTCGACAAGAAGCCCATGCCGACCTGGGGCTCCGACCTCTCGGGCATCGACTTCGACAACATCAAGTACTTCGTCCGGTCCACCGAGAAGCAGGCCGAGTCCTGGGAGGACCTGCCCGAGGACATCAAGAACACGTACGACAAGCTCGGCATCCCCGAGGCGGAGAAGCAGCGCCTCGTCGCCGGTGTCGCGGCCCAGTACGAGTCCGAGGTCGTCTACCACCAGATCCGCGAGGACCTGGAGTCCCAGGGCGTGATCTTCCTCGACACGGACACCGCGCTCAAGGAGCACCCCGAGCTCTTCCAGGAGTACTTCGGCACGGTCATCCCGGTCGGCGACAACAAGTTCGCCTCGCTGAACACGGCCGTGTGGTCCGGCGGCTCCTTCATCTACGTGCCCAAGGGCGTGCACGTCGACATCCCGCTCCAGGCCTACTTCCGCATCAACACCGAGAACATGGGCCAGTTCGAGCGGACGCTGATCATCGTCGACGAGGACGCCTACGTCCACTACGTCGAGGGCTGCACCGCGCCGATCTACTCCTCCGACTCGCTGCACAGCGCCGTCGTGGAGATCATCGTCAAGAAGGGCGCGCGCTGCCGCTACACGACCATCCAGAACTGGTCGAACAACGTCTACAACCTGGTCACCAAGCGCGCCGTGGCCTACGAGGGCGCGACCATGGAGTGGGTCGACGGCAACATCGGCTCCAAGGTCACGATGAAGTACCCGGCCGTCTACCTGATGGGCGAGCACGCCCGGGGCGAGACCCTGTCCATCGCCTTCGCCGGCGAGGGGCAGCACCAGGACGCCGGCGCCAAGATGGTCCACATGGCGCCGAACACCTCCTCCAACATCGTCTCCAAGTCGGTGGCGCGGGGCGGCGGGCGCACCTCCTACCGCGGCCTCATCGAGATCGGCGAGGGCGCCCCGGGTTCCAAGTCCAACGTCCTGTGCGACGCCCTGCTCGTCGACACGGTCTCCCGCTCCGACACCTACCCGTACGTCGACGTGCGCGAGGACGACGTCTCCATGGGCCACGAGGCCACGGTCTCGAAGGTCTCCGAGGACCAGCTCTTCTACCTGATGAGCCGCGGCCTCTCCGAGGACGAGGCCATGGCGGTGATCGTGCGCGGATTCGTCGAGCCGATCGCCAAGGAGCTGCCGATGGAGTACGCCCTGGAGCTCAACCGGCTGATCGAACTGCAGATGGAGGGCGCGGTCGGCTGACGCCGCCCACCCCGAACGACTTGACGACGTACGCACGTAGGAAGAGAAACCACGACAGCCATGGCTGAGAACATCCCGGTGGGTTCGACCACCGCCGGCTCCATCGCGGTGGCGGCCGAGTCGACCGTCGCCACGCGCATGAGCGCCCCCCCGTCCTTCGACGTCGCGGACTTCCCCGTCCCGCACGGCCGCGAGGAGGAGTGGCGGTTCACGCCGCTGGAGCGTCTGCGCGGCCTGCACGACGGCACCGCCGCCGCCACCGGTGAAGGGGTACGCGTCGACGTGGCCGCGCCCGACGGGGTCACCGTCGAGACCGTCGGCCGGGACGACGCCCGCGTCGGCAGGGCCGGCACGCCGGTGGACCGGGTCGCCGCCCAGGCGTACTCCTCGCTCGAGAAGGCCACGGTCGTGACCGTGCCCGAGGAGGCCGTGCTCACCGAGCCCGTCCGCGTCGCCGTGCACGGGCGGGGCGGCACCTCCTTCGGGCACCTCGTGATCGAGGTCGGCGCGTTCGCCGAGGCCGTCGTGGTCGTCGACCACACCGGCGAGGCCGTCCTCGCCGCCAACGTCGACTACGTCCTCGGCGACGGCGCCAGGCTGACCGTCGTCTCCGTCCAGGACTGGGACGCCGGGGCCGTCCACGTGGCGCAGCACAACGCGCTCGTCGGCCGCGACGCCTCCTTCAAGTCCGTCGTCGTCACCTTCGGCGGGGACCTCGTCCGCATCCACCCGCGCGTCGAGTACGCCGGGACGGGCGGCGCGGCCGAGCTGTTCGGCCTGTACTTCACCGACGCCGGCCAGCACCAGGAGCACCGCCTCCTGGTCGACCACAACACCCCGCACTGCACGTCGAACGTCGTCTACAAGGGCGCCCTCCAGGGCGAGTCGGCGCACGCCGTGTGGATCGGCGACGTCCTGATCCGGGCCGCCGCCGAGGGCACCGACACGTACGAGATGAACCGCAACCTCGTCCTCACGGACGGCGCCCGGGTCGACTCGGTGCCGAACCTGGAGATCGAGACCGGTGAGATCGCCGGAGCCGGCCACGCCTCCGCGACCGGCCGCTTCGACGACGAGCAGCTGTTCTACCTGATGGCCCGCGGCATCCCGGAAATCGAGGCCCGCCGCCTCGTCGTCCGCG from Streptomyces sp. MRC013 includes the following:
- the sufD gene encoding Fe-S cluster assembly protein SufD, yielding MAENIPVGSTTAGSIAVAAESTVATRMSAPPSFDVADFPVPHGREEEWRFTPLERLRGLHDGTAAATGEGVRVDVAAPDGVTVETVGRDDARVGRAGTPVDRVAAQAYSSLEKATVVTVPEEAVLTEPVRVAVHGRGGTSFGHLVIEVGAFAEAVVVVDHTGEAVLAANVDYVLGDGARLTVVSVQDWDAGAVHVAQHNALVGRDASFKSVVVTFGGDLVRIHPRVEYAGTGGAAELFGLYFTDAGQHQEHRLLVDHNTPHCTSNVVYKGALQGESAHAVWIGDVLIRAAAEGTDTYEMNRNLVLTDGARVDSVPNLEIETGEIAGAGHASATGRFDDEQLFYLMARGIPEIEARRLVVRGFFAELVQQIGLADVEQRLIERIEAELEASV